CTTCCCTGCCAGTTGCTGAGCTTTAGACCAGGCCTCCCTGATTGTTGAGCCGGCTTAGGCGTTCTCTTAAGCGCGGCACAACAAAGTCCCTGAATGTTCGTAATTTAAGCGGCAGGGCACGCACTCCATGATGGACGATATGCACGGGCCAAGGCGGTGGTTCAAATCCTTCGAGCACTATTTTAAGTTCCCCACGGCCCACCGCCTTTTCAACCTGATAGGATAGCGCGCGCGTGATTCCCACGCCTGCTATGGCAGCATCGATGCCAGCCTCGGCAGTCGAAACAATAAGCCTCGGTCGGACAGCGATCGAAATCTTTTCTTTCCCTTC
This window of the Oligoflexus sp. genome carries:
- a CDS encoding LysR substrate-binding domain-containing protein — protein: VCAHPAYLAARGIPQRPEILSSFDCIAFEVLGSPRSWTFHEGKEKISIAVRPRLIVSTAEAGIDAAIAGVGITRALSYQVEKAVGRGELKIVLEGFEPPPWPVHIVHHGVRALPLKLRTFRDFVVPRLRERLSRLNNQGGLV